The following are encoded in a window of Mycoplasmopsis verecunda genomic DNA:
- a CDS encoding ABC transporter permease, with amino-acid sequence MNAKEFEKKYNLSLNQLRPAITSFAPHEESLLNNIAGKPKKLLVEIFKRFFTSWSSVLALIVFIAILVISIVVTASAKYSATEPLSTTIPIYLPGGAKLDTSTPTVQNLPPIFSPWYSADNINDFDKTLNTWADKQYYHGLLWSRFMYFGPDNPNNAIKIIDLADGIQTTQVNAYVFNKVSNIAIALNKIFDGKANVATVEQVNAQIDKIIALNPQFNLSTYLGTNREGIDIWTLSWVGTWQAIRLAIIVATIQTIIGVAIGAYLGFHVGSWIDTVIMRLIDIFVAPPTLIWLLIFASTFGTTDLTLGIALVFIGWVGSVGSTRMFIITVKDQEYITASKSVGASKSRLIYKHALPAIIGKISTSYVASIPSIIMSVSSLAFLGFFKSDQANLGAILSSAASQAGDNAFILVLPALILLLISVSLHFVALGVHDALDPKVIKTR; translated from the coding sequence ATGAATGCCAAAGAGTTTGAGAAAAAATATAATCTTTCATTAAATCAACTTAGACCCGCTATTACTTCTTTTGCACCTCATGAAGAAAGTTTATTAAATAATATAGCTGGAAAACCTAAAAAACTACTTGTTGAAATCTTTAAACGTTTTTTCACAAGTTGATCATCAGTATTAGCTTTAATTGTTTTCATCGCAATTCTAGTTATCTCAATTGTTGTTACTGCTTCAGCTAAATATTCGGCTACTGAACCATTATCAACAACAATTCCAATTTATCTTCCTGGTGGAGCTAAATTAGATACAAGTACTCCAACAGTGCAAAATTTACCACCAATATTTTCACCTTGATATTCAGCAGATAATATTAATGATTTTGATAAAACATTAAATACTTGAGCTGATAAACAATATTACCACGGATTATTATGATCAAGATTTATGTATTTTGGTCCAGACAACCCTAATAATGCTATTAAAATTATTGATTTAGCTGACGGGATACAAACTACACAAGTTAATGCATATGTATTTAATAAAGTAAGTAATATTGCTATCGCACTAAATAAAATCTTTGATGGAAAAGCTAATGTAGCTACAGTAGAACAAGTTAATGCGCAAATTGATAAAATAATTGCTTTAAATCCACAATTCAATTTATCAACTTATTTAGGAACAAATAGAGAAGGAATCGATATTTGAACATTATCATGAGTTGGAACATGACAAGCAATTAGATTAGCTATTATTGTTGCTACAATTCAAACAATAATTGGAGTAGCTATTGGAGCATATTTAGGATTCCATGTTGGATCATGAATTGATACAGTTATTATGCGTCTAATTGATATCTTTGTTGCTCCACCTACACTTATTTGATTATTAATCTTTGCTTCAACATTCGGTACAACTGACTTAACACTAGGTATTGCTTTAGTATTCATTGGTTGAGTTGGTTCAGTTGGAAGCACAAGAATGTTCATCATTACAGTTAAAGATCAAGAATACATCACTGCTTCAAAATCAGTTGGTGCTTCGAAATCAAGATTAATTTACAAACATGCTCTACCAGCTATTATTGGAAAAATTTCAACTAGCTATGTGGCTTCTATACCATCAATTATTATGTCTGTATCATCTCTTGCATTCCTTGGTTTCTTCAAATCAGACCAAGCAAACCTTGGGGCTATTTTATCAAGTGCAGCTTCACAAGCCGGAGATAATGCATTCATTCTAGTATTGCCAGCATTAATTCTATTATTAATTTCGGTTTCACTTCACTTTGTTGCTCTAGGAGTACACGATGCTCTAGATCCGAAAGTTATTAAAACAAGATAG
- a CDS encoding ABC transporter ATP-binding protein, producing the protein MEKERLLTVENLKVSFKLRRNKFITIVRGVDLEINKGEIIGIVGESGSGKSVTSKSLLNINENAFVTANKMEIDGIDLLQSKKDSFWQNIRGHKIGYIPQDPLTSLNPTRKIGKQLLDALNKNAEWKDKNLYEKKEYLVKLLKQFGIRNAEQVFDMYPHTLSGGMKQRVVITMVVALKPSLIIADEPTTALDPTVQASVLALFEQIRQEFQITIILISHNISVVAKFCDYIYVMYAGKIVERGSKKDIFTNPKHPYTWALISAIPENKEDRLYSINGTPPDMNNLPLGDAFAPRNEYALEIDFLKEPPLFEVNEGHYAATWLLHPDAPKVQLSKELQARLESFKKVFNE; encoded by the coding sequence ATGGAAAAAGAAAGACTTTTAACAGTCGAAAATTTAAAAGTTTCATTTAAATTAAGACGTAATAAATTTATCACTATCGTGCGTGGAGTAGATTTAGAAATTAATAAAGGTGAAATAATTGGTATAGTTGGTGAATCTGGTTCAGGTAAATCTGTTACTTCTAAATCATTACTTAATATTAATGAAAATGCTTTTGTTACAGCTAATAAAATGGAAATAGATGGTATTGATTTACTACAAAGTAAAAAAGATTCATTTTGACAAAACATTCGTGGACATAAAATTGGATACATTCCACAAGATCCACTTACATCTTTAAATCCAACTAGAAAAATTGGAAAACAATTGTTAGATGCGTTAAATAAAAATGCTGAATGAAAAGATAAAAATTTATATGAGAAAAAAGAATACTTAGTTAAGCTACTAAAACAATTTGGTATCAGAAATGCTGAGCAAGTATTTGATATGTATCCTCATACATTATCAGGTGGTATGAAGCAACGTGTTGTTATTACAATGGTAGTGGCTTTAAAACCAAGCTTAATTATTGCTGATGAGCCAACTACAGCTTTAGACCCAACTGTGCAAGCTTCTGTATTAGCCTTATTTGAACAAATTAGACAAGAATTCCAAATTACAATTATTTTAATTAGTCACAACATTTCGGTTGTTGCTAAATTCTGTGATTACATTTATGTAATGTATGCAGGAAAAATTGTTGAAAGAGGAAGCAAAAAAGATATCTTTACAAATCCAAAACACCCATATACATGAGCTTTAATTTCAGCTATCCCTGAAAATAAAGAAGATAGATTATATTCTATTAACGGAACACCACCAGATATGAACAATCTACCATTAGGTGATGCATTTGCTCCAAGAAATGAGTATGCATTAGAAATTGATTTCTTAAAAGAACCACCATTATTCGAAGTAAATGAAGGTCATTATGCAGCTACTTGATTACTTCATCCGGATGCACCAAAAGTACAATTATCAAAAGAATTACAAGCAAGATTAGAAAGCTTTAAGAAGGTATTTAATGAGTAA
- a CDS encoding ATP-binding cassette domain-containing protein, translated as MSKKTILEVINLKKYFVNKNAVNKAVDNVTFDVKEGEIVGLIGESGSGKTTIGRSLLRLYDDYNGFVRLDGKIISGKRISRKRKKFMHKNIQMIFQDPMASLNGQNTIYSILKEPLIVNGIIKAKHKDIKSDWKKVKSNFRYTFIEHALRFQLKNLEISNKLHEPFIKKWEELSGKISFNAKGNLDDQFNSYFGYLEERTKINSIVINNLYKNTEELIALYEEKQADFRNKKIDFDEVELENAKNKYLHEKKLFWHTQKYYDLKTEYKALKSSYDEDKTNYKDTAKISKTSIKNFLAEVKNEYRMHRNDAYSTTFLDFYFHKLKLYLINYRLYKELKKNYKYLKFLSFEDLLELSDDFKMYSQKFYATKLNINTSTKASIKELKGIVKTQYNFDLSKYINKSRELEKQLKTKYQSSKKEINSLKNKMIIESFRYAPDYYEDRMRAKAELAKAQALFDEESKKYIIGYKERIAHLQEQIIAQSAIETDLQARDKKVFAEFMKNNDNFVKFFKNEIIKPLENSKKNSRAYKKYQQRKIDLKVYQTNVEDRLNGIKSFKIESKYLNKNLYSVYLLMGITIKDRRYRKLGKFGNFLVAIGQPLRMKRISNLYTQSIIYKALEDVGLLKQFAYRYPHEFSGGQRQRIVIARALITEPKIIVADEPIASLDISIQAQVVNLLKDLCKKKNIGMVFIAHDLSMIEYIADRVQIMHLGKIVESGKTEAIYANPIHPYTINLFKAIPKISNANEKFQDVKFELSYLEEQMFPNIAVEQEVEDGIHYVYGTDDQVAKWLRKNE; from the coding sequence ATGAGTAAGAAAACTATTTTAGAAGTAATTAACCTAAAGAAATATTTCGTAAATAAAAATGCGGTAAATAAAGCTGTAGATAATGTAACTTTTGATGTAAAGGAAGGCGAAATAGTTGGTTTAATTGGTGAATCAGGATCCGGAAAAACTACAATTGGTAGATCGCTTTTAAGATTATATGATGATTACAATGGATTTGTTAGACTAGATGGCAAAATTATTTCTGGAAAAAGAATTTCAAGAAAACGTAAGAAATTCATGCACAAAAATATCCAAATGATTTTCCAAGACCCAATGGCTTCGCTTAATGGTCAAAATACTATTTATAGTATTTTAAAAGAACCTTTAATTGTTAATGGAATTATTAAAGCTAAACATAAAGATATTAAATCTGATTGAAAGAAAGTTAAATCAAACTTCAGATATACATTTATTGAACATGCATTAAGATTCCAATTGAAGAATTTAGAAATATCAAATAAATTACATGAACCATTTATTAAAAAATGAGAAGAATTATCAGGCAAAATTAGTTTTAATGCAAAAGGTAATTTAGATGACCAATTTAACTCATATTTTGGATATTTAGAAGAAAGAACTAAAATTAATTCAATAGTAATTAATAACTTGTATAAAAATACTGAAGAATTAATTGCACTTTACGAAGAAAAACAGGCTGATTTCAGAAACAAGAAAATTGATTTTGATGAAGTTGAACTTGAAAATGCTAAAAATAAATATCTTCATGAAAAGAAATTATTTTGACATACACAAAAATACTATGATTTAAAAACTGAATACAAAGCACTTAAATCAAGTTATGATGAAGATAAAACAAACTATAAAGATACAGCTAAAATTTCAAAAACTTCTATTAAAAACTTTTTAGCTGAAGTTAAAAATGAATATAGAATGCATAGAAATGATGCATATTCAACAACATTTTTAGACTTCTACTTCCATAAATTAAAGTTATATTTAATTAATTACCGTTTATATAAAGAGCTTAAGAAGAATTACAAATACTTAAAATTCTTATCATTTGAAGATTTACTTGAATTATCAGATGATTTTAAAATGTATTCTCAAAAATTTTATGCAACAAAATTAAATATTAATACTTCAACAAAAGCTTCAATTAAAGAATTAAAAGGAATTGTTAAGACTCAATACAACTTTGATTTATCTAAATACATTAATAAATCTCGTGAATTAGAAAAACAACTTAAAACTAAATATCAATCATCTAAAAAAGAAATTAATTCATTGAAAAACAAAATGATTATTGAATCATTTAGATATGCTCCTGACTATTATGAAGATAGAATGAGAGCCAAAGCTGAATTAGCTAAAGCACAGGCATTATTCGACGAAGAATCTAAAAAATACATAATTGGTTATAAAGAAAGAATTGCACATTTACAAGAACAAATTATTGCACAAAGTGCAATTGAAACAGATCTTCAGGCTAGAGATAAAAAAGTCTTTGCTGAATTTATGAAAAATAATGATAATTTCGTTAAATTCTTTAAAAATGAAATTATTAAGCCGCTTGAAAACTCTAAGAAAAATTCTAGAGCTTACAAGAAGTATCAACAAAGAAAAATCGATCTTAAAGTTTATCAAACTAATGTAGAAGATAGATTAAACGGAATTAAATCATTCAAAATTGAAAGTAAGTACTTAAATAAAAACCTTTATAGTGTTTATTTATTAATGGGAATTACCATTAAAGATAGAAGATACCGTAAATTAGGTAAATTTGGTAATTTCTTAGTTGCCATAGGACAACCATTAAGAATGAAAAGAATTTCAAACCTATATACTCAATCAATTATTTATAAAGCGCTTGAAGATGTTGGATTACTAAAACAATTTGCTTATCGTTATCCACATGAATTCTCAGGTGGGCAAAGACAAAGAATTGTTATAGCTCGTGCTTTAATCACAGAGCCAAAAATAATTGTAGCCGATGAACCAATTGCTTCACTTGATATTTCGATTCAAGCCCAAGTTGTTAACTTATTAAAAGATTTATGTAAAAAGAAAAATATTGGTATGGTATTTATTGCTCATGACCTTTCAATGATTGAATATATCGCTGATAGAGTTCAAATCATGCACTTAGGTAAAATTGTTGAATCAGGTAAAACTGAAGCAATCTATGCTAATCCAATTCATCCATATACAATTAACTTATTTAAAGCTATTCCGAAAATTTCTAATGCTAACGAAAAATTCCAAGATGTTAAATTTGAACTTTCATATCTTGAGGAACAAATGTTCCCAAATATTGCTGTAGAACAAGAAGTTGAAGATGGAATACATTATGTATATGGAACAGATGATCAAGTAGCAAAATGATTAAGAAAAAATGAATAA
- a CDS encoding DUF3899 domain-containing protein: MNKFIYKSGLKLKNELSSLRFYLINLVYLIIYFAIVLAFYLVNKQHWDYAKMIDAFSVPAFVTFLISLFALIIKLGYFEKTFSKFKIALNNFSDSREQKELKKMSNEHKRKYLEKKEEIRKKQELQKALHPKTKFPFVFASTIYFIISIVFIIVIYA, encoded by the coding sequence ATGAATAAGTTTATTTATAAATCAGGTCTTAAACTCAAAAATGAGTTAAGTTCATTACGATTTTATTTAATTAATTTAGTTTATCTTATTATTTATTTTGCTATTGTTTTAGCATTCTATTTAGTCAATAAACAACACTGAGACTATGCAAAAATGATAGATGCTTTTTCTGTTCCTGCTTTCGTTACTTTCCTTATTAGTTTATTTGCTTTAATTATTAAATTAGGATATTTTGAAAAAACATTTTCAAAATTTAAAATAGCATTAAATAACTTTTCAGATTCTAGAGAACAAAAAGAATTGAAAAAAATGTCAAATGAACATAAAAGAAAGTATCTAGAAAAGAAGGAAGAAATTCGAAAAAAACAAGAATTGCAAAAAGCTTTACATCCAAAAACCAAATTCCCATTTGTTTTTGCAAGCACAATTTATTTCATTATATCAATTGTTTTTATCATTGTTATTTATGCTTAA
- a CDS encoding HU family DNA-binding protein, translating to MTKKEFINEVAERSEFMPKDVEKIFDAMVFVLKEQLIMEEKVRLSRFGIFSTSIKPARTMTNKFKKTDKEPDFIEVPQRRVVKYTPSKYLRDLVDFKA from the coding sequence ATGACTAAAAAAGAATTTATCAATGAAGTTGCTGAACGTTCAGAATTTATGCCAAAAGATGTAGAAAAGATTTTTGATGCAATGGTATTTGTTCTTAAAGAACAATTAATTATGGAAGAAAAAGTTAGATTATCTCGTTTCGGAATTTTCTCAACATCTATTAAACCAGCAAGAACAATGACAAACAAATTCAAGAAAACTGATAAAGAACCAGACTTCATCGAAGTACCACAAAGACGTGTTGTTAAATATACACCATCTAAATACTTACGTGATTTAGTTGATTTTAAAGCTTAG
- the recU gene encoding Holliday junction resolvase RecU codes for MNNKNKGMFLETIINQTINYYWNENIAYIEKKSVPIEINNIKRKSSHTFVGSFSLRKSTVDYIGMYKGQFICFEAKSTNENKLEYQNFRPHQLSYLRLISNNGGIAFVIVYFALYNEFYKLSIQFLDQHFAYAKNIKYEEIKKNSRPMILEFPGYLNIFN; via the coding sequence ATGAATAATAAAAATAAAGGAATGTTTCTTGAAACAATTATTAATCAAACAATTAACTATTATTGAAATGAAAATATTGCCTACATCGAGAAGAAATCAGTGCCCATAGAAATTAATAATATTAAACGAAAATCATCGCATACTTTTGTAGGTTCTTTTTCACTGCGTAAATCTACTGTAGATTATATAGGAATGTATAAAGGTCAATTTATTTGTTTTGAAGCTAAAAGTACAAATGAAAATAAGTTGGAATATCAAAACTTTAGACCACATCAACTTTCTTATTTAAGATTAATTAGCAATAATGGTGGAATCGCTTTTGTAATTGTATATTTTGCATTATATAATGAGTTTTATAAATTATCAATCCAATTTCTAGATCAACACTTTGCATATGCCAAAAACATTAAGTATGAAGAGATAAAGAAAAATTCAAGACCTATGATTCTTGAATTTCCTGGATATTTAAATATATTTAACTAA
- the tpiA gene encoding triose-phosphate isomerase, with translation MNKILIIGNWKMNITFSEAQDFINQISALYQKDKELFQSKISFGIASPFTNLSAFKNINIDNFVLVAQDVSANECGSFTGEISACMLKDLGVKYAIVGHNERRANHKESNMLINAKAKELIKQDIIPIICVGENLSEFELGITKEVIKQQVLECTKDLEVDKYVIAYEPVWATGTGKCATSCQAQDISEFIRSLVSRDCHILYGGSVTETNVVKLINKDDIDGFLIGKASLNPEQFYAILKEVALNER, from the coding sequence ATGAATAAAATATTAATTATTGGTAATTGAAAAATGAATATTACATTTTCAGAAGCTCAAGATTTTATTAATCAAATAAGTGCTCTTTATCAAAAAGATAAAGAACTTTTTCAAAGTAAAATTTCATTTGGAATAGCATCTCCATTTACTAATTTATCAGCTTTTAAAAACATAAATATTGATAATTTCGTACTTGTAGCTCAAGATGTCTCAGCTAATGAATGTGGTTCATTTACTGGAGAAATTAGTGCTTGTATGCTAAAGGATTTAGGTGTTAAATATGCTATTGTTGGTCATAATGAAAGACGCGCAAACCATAAAGAAAGCAATATGCTAATTAATGCTAAAGCTAAAGAGCTAATTAAGCAAGATATTATTCCAATTATTTGTGTTGGTGAAAATTTATCAGAATTCGAACTAGGGATTACTAAAGAAGTTATTAAACAACAAGTTTTAGAATGTACAAAAGACTTAGAGGTGGATAAATATGTAATTGCATATGAACCTGTTTGAGCCACAGGAACTGGTAAATGTGCTACTTCATGTCAAGCACAAGATATATCTGAATTTATTCGTTCATTAGTGAGCAGAGATTGTCATATTTTATATGGTGGTAGTGTTACTGAAACAAATGTCGTTAAATTAATTAATAAAGATGATATTGATGGCTTTTTAATCGGTAAAGCATCACTTAATCCTGAACAATTTTATGCAATATTAAAGGAAGTTGCTTTAAATGAAAGATAA
- the nusG gene encoding transcription termination/antitermination protein NusG has translation MNSNFKWYMISTIRGKEEQVLEALRNRIIAENVAESFNNEATENGAFKMFTKPTLTPKEMEKKRLNEPYKIKYVNIYPGYIFANMDMTDEAWYVLRNTQYVTGIIGSSGKGAKPTPVSNSEIRKMTKAEVEYQKMFNEGKNLLDLKLGDLVEVIDGPYKGEIGPISLLDIDKDIAIVELESFGKKVKVEFAIELLKPSDTYL, from the coding sequence ATGAATTCAAATTTTAAATGATATATGATTTCAACAATTCGCGGAAAAGAAGAACAAGTTCTAGAGGCTTTAAGAAACAGAATTATTGCTGAAAATGTTGCTGAATCATTTAATAATGAAGCTACTGAAAATGGTGCTTTTAAAATGTTTACTAAACCAACATTAACGCCAAAAGAAATGGAAAAGAAACGTCTAAATGAACCATACAAAATCAAATATGTAAATATTTATCCCGGATATATATTTGCAAACATGGATATGACAGATGAAGCTTGATACGTTTTGCGTAACACACAATATGTTACTGGTATTATCGGATCATCAGGTAAGGGAGCAAAACCTACACCTGTATCTAATAGTGAAATTAGAAAGATGACTAAAGCAGAAGTTGAATATCAAAAAATGTTTAATGAAGGTAAAAATCTTCTTGATTTAAAACTTGGAGATTTAGTTGAAGTTATTGATGGGCCTTACAAAGGTGAAATTGGCCCAATCTCTTTACTTGATATTGATAAAGATATTGCGATTGTTGAACTTGAATCATTCGGTAAAAAAGTTAAAGTTGAATTTGCTATCGAATTGTTAAAACCTAGTGATACATATTTATAG
- the secE gene encoding preprotein translocase subunit SecE, which yields MTENNLSNTSLQQPDTDTSVVVEDKKPSLKERWKERKKRYFFRKVVKDIKRVRWPSPKENWKNLAIILVFTILFALFVYGVTIGFTQLWSVIHAG from the coding sequence ATGACTGAAAATAATCTATCAAATACATCATTGCAACAACCAGATACCGATACCTCTGTTGTTGTTGAAGATAAAAAACCTTCACTAAAAGAAAGATGAAAAGAGCGTAAAAAAAGATATTTCTTTAGAAAAGTTGTTAAAGATATTAAACGTGTTAGATGACCATCACCAAAAGAAAATTGAAAAAATCTTGCAATTATACTAGTATTTACAATTCTCTTTGCTTTATTTGTTTATGGTGTAACTATAGGGTTTACACAATTATGATCAGTAATTCATGCTGGTTAA
- the rpmG gene encoding 50S ribosomal protein L33, protein MKNNKVSLACELCRKKNYVTDKSAGNPGRIEIKKYCPRCKVHSLHKEEV, encoded by the coding sequence ATGAAAAATAATAAAGTATCACTAGCTTGTGAATTGTGCCGTAAAAAGAATTATGTCACAGACAAAAGTGCAGGAAATCCTGGAAGAATTGAAATTAAAAAATACTGTCCACGTTGTAAAGTACACTCACTTCATAAAGAGGAAGTATAA
- a CDS encoding Rrf2 family transcriptional regulator has product MKNITYKNTNTKTKHCFSDFISLIHILTILGHKKQAMSSAEIGKNVDINPVKVREILRTLDETNWIKKTRGRDGGYQLAVNLSEIKLSKLLDLLNLNLINNSWFSGMQNSNCIISKNIQAVEQELITSLNNLIYLELSRKNLAQFESEILKKGQANE; this is encoded by the coding sequence ATGAAAAATATTACATATAAAAATACAAATACAAAAACAAAACATTGCTTTAGTGATTTTATATCATTAATCCATATTTTAACTATACTTGGCCATAAGAAGCAAGCAATGAGTAGTGCAGAAATAGGAAAAAACGTTGATATAAATCCAGTTAAAGTCCGTGAAATATTAAGAACATTGGATGAAACTAACTGAATCAAAAAAACGCGCGGCAGAGATGGTGGTTACCAACTTGCTGTAAACTTAAGTGAAATTAAATTAAGTAAATTACTGGACTTGCTTAATTTAAATTTAATAAATAATTCATGGTTTAGTGGAATGCAAAATTCAAATTGTATTATCTCTAAAAATATTCAAGCAGTAGAACAGGAATTAATTACTTCACTTAATAATTTAATTTATCTAGAATTATCTCGCAAGAATCTTGCTCAATTTGAAAGTGAGATCTTGAAGAAAGGACAAGCAAATGAATAA
- a CDS encoding dihydrolipoyl dehydrogenase family protein: MNKYDVIIIGWGKGGKTLAAKLSAHGKKIAIIEKDPKMFGGTCINIGCLPTKALVHSAKVENQARKLDVKLPWIKKEQYYQAAMKHKRDFVKLLNKKNFNVLDSKPNVDTYIGEASFLSQHEVVIGNGKKQEVIYGDKIVINTGARSRLLEGVKIKSHKVLYSTGMLDLTELPKKLLVIGSGFIGLEFASMYANFGSKVTVLSPHDSFLPSEDKSDADEVKKALEAQRIIFITNANLTLIKDYAKGTKVQAEVDGQEWEDYFDAILVAIGRIPNVEGLNLKSAGVEMQNGAIKVDENLKTTTNNIWAVGDCKGGAFFTYISLDDSRIVLPQLLDQNNDRTTNNRPVVPWSMFIDPAYARVGLNEKEADKQGIKYEVRRLATAAMPKAHVINETRGFNKILVDEKGYIIGATLFNYEAAEMINIISLAMVYKIKFMDLKNFIYTHPIFIENLNEF; this comes from the coding sequence ATGAATAAATATGATGTAATAATAATTGGTTGGGGTAAAGGTGGTAAAACTCTTGCTGCTAAACTCTCAGCTCATGGCAAAAAAATAGCTATAATTGAAAAAGATCCAAAAATGTTTGGTGGAACTTGCATTAATATTGGTTGTTTACCAACAAAAGCACTAGTTCACAGCGCGAAGGTTGAAAATCAAGCAAGAAAACTTGATGTTAAACTCCCTTGAATCAAAAAAGAACAATATTATCAAGCTGCTATGAAGCACAAAAGAGACTTTGTTAAACTCTTAAATAAAAAGAACTTTAATGTTTTAGATAGCAAACCTAATGTTGACACTTATATAGGCGAAGCTTCATTTTTATCGCAACATGAAGTAGTTATTGGCAATGGTAAAAAACAAGAAGTTATTTACGGAGATAAAATTGTTATCAATACAGGTGCTAGATCTCGTTTATTAGAAGGTGTTAAAATTAAATCTCACAAAGTACTATATAGCACTGGAATGTTAGATTTAACTGAATTACCTAAGAAATTATTAGTAATTGGATCAGGATTCATTGGACTTGAATTTGCAAGTATGTATGCAAACTTTGGTTCAAAAGTTACAGTGCTTTCTCCACATGATTCTTTTTTACCTTCAGAAGACAAATCTGATGCAGATGAAGTTAAAAAAGCACTTGAAGCTCAAAGAATTATATTTATCACTAATGCTAATTTAACCTTAATTAAAGACTATGCTAAAGGCACTAAGGTACAAGCAGAAGTTGATGGTCAAGAATGAGAAGATTATTTCGATGCAATTTTAGTTGCTATTGGTAGAATTCCTAATGTTGAAGGATTAAATCTTAAATCAGCTGGTGTTGAAATGCAAAATGGTGCAATCAAAGTAGATGAAAACTTAAAAACAACAACAAATAATATTTGAGCTGTAGGAGATTGTAAAGGTGGGGCATTTTTCACATATATTTCTCTAGATGATTCTCGTATTGTACTGCCTCAATTATTGGACCAAAATAATGATAGAACTACAAATAATCGTCCTGTAGTTCCATGAAGTATGTTTATTGATCCGGCATATGCACGTGTAGGGTTAAATGAAAAAGAAGCTGATAAACAAGGCATCAAATATGAAGTTCGTAGATTAGCTACAGCAGCTATGCCGAAAGCTCACGTGATAAATGAAACAAGAGGATTTAATAAAATATTAGTTGATGAAAAGGGATATATTATTGGAGCTACATTATTTAATTATGAAGCAGCCGAAATGATTAATATTATTTCATTAGCTATGGTATATAAGATTAAATTTATGGACTTAAAAAACTTTATTTATACACATCCAATCTTTATTGAGAATTTAAACGAATTTTAA